One part of the Glycine soja cultivar W05 chromosome 11, ASM419377v2, whole genome shotgun sequence genome encodes these proteins:
- the LOC114374456 gene encoding DNA polymerase epsilon subunit C-like isoform X1 — MTSSNSPKPEKKITKNTEISKTQKKKTKNAETPKTEKKKTKNAETPKTEKKKTKNAETPKTEKKKNAEIPKIEKKKTKSAEIPLTDGKTKRDREIAKEENKKKTKKPKLSNGTSKQRDEGSKKGVAEGKGEEGKMNVFPMNRIRTMIKGEDPDMRVSQEALLAINNAVEKFLEQFSQEAYAFCVRDRKKCLSYDHLAHVVSKQRRYDFLSDFVPERVKAEDALRERSAAGTGGH, encoded by the exons ATGACTTCCTCCAACTCTCCGAAACCTGAAAAGAAGATAACCAAAAACACAGAAATCTCCAAaacccaaaagaagaaaaccaaAAACGCTGAAACCCCCAAAACCGAAAAGAAGAAAACCAAAAACGCTGAAACCCCCAAAACCGAAAAGAAGAAAACCAAAAACGCTGAAACCCCCAAAaccgaaaagaagaaaaacgcTGAAATCCCCAAAATCGAAAAGAAGAAAACCAAAAGCGCTGAAATCCCTCTAACCGATGGCAAAACGAAGAGGGATAGAGAAATCGCCAAAGAGGAGAACAAGAAGAAGACTAAGAAACCCAAGCTCAGCAATGGCACTTCAAAACAGCGAGACGAGGGATCCAAAAAGGGAGTAGCagaaggaaaaggagaagaggGGAAAATGAACGTGTTTCCGATGAATCGCATCAGAACGATGATTAAGGGCGAAGATCCCGATATGCGTGTTTCTCAGGAAGCATTGTTGGCCATCAACAACGCTGTG GAGAAGTTCCTTGAGCAATTCTCGCAGGAAGCTTATGCTTTTTGTGTTCGGGACCGCAAGAAATGCCTCAGCTACGATCACCTAG CACATGTTGTAAGTAAGCAAAGGAGATATGACTTTCTCTCTG ATTTTGTTCCTGAGAGAGTGAAAGCTGAGGATGCattaagagagagaagtgcAGCAGGAACAGGAGGACACTAA
- the LOC114374456 gene encoding uncharacterized protein LOC114374456 isoform X2, producing the protein MTSSNSPKPEKKITKNTEISKTQKKKTKNAETPKTEKKKTKNAETPKTEKKKTKNAETPKTEKKKNAEIPKIEKKKTKSAEIPLTDGKTKRDREIAKEENKKKTKKPKLSNGTSKQRDEGSKKGVAEGKGEEGKMNVFPMNRIRTMIKGEDPDMRVSQEALLAINNAVEKFLEQFSQEAYAFCVRDRKKCLSYDHLDFVPERVKAEDALRERSAAGTGGH; encoded by the exons ATGACTTCCTCCAACTCTCCGAAACCTGAAAAGAAGATAACCAAAAACACAGAAATCTCCAAaacccaaaagaagaaaaccaaAAACGCTGAAACCCCCAAAACCGAAAAGAAGAAAACCAAAAACGCTGAAACCCCCAAAACCGAAAAGAAGAAAACCAAAAACGCTGAAACCCCCAAAaccgaaaagaagaaaaacgcTGAAATCCCCAAAATCGAAAAGAAGAAAACCAAAAGCGCTGAAATCCCTCTAACCGATGGCAAAACGAAGAGGGATAGAGAAATCGCCAAAGAGGAGAACAAGAAGAAGACTAAGAAACCCAAGCTCAGCAATGGCACTTCAAAACAGCGAGACGAGGGATCCAAAAAGGGAGTAGCagaaggaaaaggagaagaggGGAAAATGAACGTGTTTCCGATGAATCGCATCAGAACGATGATTAAGGGCGAAGATCCCGATATGCGTGTTTCTCAGGAAGCATTGTTGGCCATCAACAACGCTGTG GAGAAGTTCCTTGAGCAATTCTCGCAGGAAGCTTATGCTTTTTGTGTTCGGGACCGCAAGAAATGCCTCAGCTACGATCACCTAG ATTTTGTTCCTGAGAGAGTGAAAGCTGAGGATGCattaagagagagaagtgcAGCAGGAACAGGAGGACACTAA
- the LOC114373701 gene encoding fasciclin-like arabinogalactan protein 12, which translates to MVMMKSLPLLLIVLFSHSTTTLAQSPAAAPTAPATPSTAAAPAPAPSAPPTDIIRILKKAGGFTTLIRLLQATQVSNQINSQLLTTSGGLTLFAPNDNAFSSLKPGFLNSLNDQQKNELIQFHLLPTYVSVSNFDTLSNPVRTQAGENPDRLALNITSSGGNQVNMTTGVVNVTLGGTVYTDHQLAVYQVDKVLLPRDFFEAKPPAPAPAPEKAKGSKKKSVDSTATPADDAESDAVSVKQWHVMWVASVVLLMAAFTW; encoded by the coding sequence ATGGTGATGATGAAATCTCTCCCACTTCTTCTAATAGTACTCTTTTCCCACTCTACCACCACCTTAGCCCAGTCCCCGGCCGCGGCACCGACCGCCCCGGCCACGCCCTCCACTGCAGCCGCCCCGGCCCCAGCACCCTCCGCACCCCCGACAGACATCATAAGAATCCTCAAAAAGGCAGGAGGGTTCACAACCCTAATCCGCCTCCTCCAGGCCACACAAGTCTCCAACCAAATCAACTCCCAACTCCTCACCACAAGCGGCGGCCTAACCCTATTTGCACCAAACGACAATGCCTTCTCCAGCCTCAAACCGGGTTTCCTCAACTCCCTCAACGACCAACAGAAGAACGAGCTCATCCAGTTCCACTTGCTTCCCACGTACGTTTCCGTCTCTAATTTCGACACTTTAAGCAACCCTGTGAGAACACAGGCCGGTGAAAACCCTGATAGGTTGGCGCTGAACATAACAAGCTCCGGAGGGAACCAAGTGAACATGACAACGGGCGTCGTTAATGTTACTTTGGGTGGTACGGTTTACACTGATCACCAGCTCGCGGTGTATCAGGTGGACAAGGTGCTTCTTCCTCGGGACTTCTTCGAAGCTAAGCCTCCCGCTCCGGCTCCGGCGCCAGAAAAGGCTAAAGGATCTAAGAAGAAATCTGTGGACAGCACTGCTACTCCTGCAGATGATGCTGAATCAGATGCTGTCAGCGTGAAACAGTGGCATGTTATGTGGGTTGCAAGTGTTGTACTTTTAATGGCAGCATTTACGTGGTGA
- the LOC114375192 gene encoding fasciclin-like arabinogalactan protein 12, with translation MKQVLFYLLLLMPFCSLYSTTTLAQAPDASPSKPMVQSPSTDTSDSSPDDIIRILRKAKSFNVLIRLLKTTQLINQINAQLITIRSGGLTIFAPDDGSFSQLKAGFLNSLADNQKIELLQFHVLPTYVSSSNFDSLSNPVRTLAGDNPTRLQFNVTAYGSNVNISTGVVNATVTGVVYSDKVLAVYHVDKVLLPLDFFRPKPPAPAPSPAMAPKADNDNSSADARLGTSKDSADASSLISTRGMTLLSFGVALVALVFIAS, from the coding sequence ATGAAGCAAGTTTTATTCTACCTCTTACTCCTGATGCCTTTTTGCTCCTTATATTCAACCACAACATTAGCCCAAGCACCTGATGCATCCCCATCAAAACCAATGGTCCAGTCACCCTCTACAGATACCTCTGATTCTTCCCCTGATGACATCATCAGAATATTAAGGAAGGCCAAATCGTTCAACGTCCTAATTCGCCTTCTGAAAACCACCCAATTGATCAACCAAATCAATGCTCAGCTAATAACCATAAGATCAGGTGGCTTAACCATCTTTGCACCAGATGATGGAAGCTTTTCACAACTCAAAGCAGGGTTCCTCAACTCTCTGGCCGACAATCAAAAGATCGAACTTCTTCAGTTCCACGTTCTTCCCACTTATGTTTCAAGCTCAAACTTCGATTCACTGAGCAACCCCGTGAGAACTCTGGCCGGGGATAACCCCACCAGGTTGCAATTTAATGTGACAGCATATGGCAGCAATGTGAATATCTCAACAGGAGTGGTTAATGCCACGGTCACGGGAGTTGTGTACTCAGATAAGGTGCTTGCAGTCTATCATGTGGACAAGGTGCTTCTCCCTTTGGATTTCTTCAGGCCTAAGCCACCAGCTCCTGCACCCTCTCCCGCAATGGCGCCAAAAGCTGATAATGATAACTCATCTGCTGATGCTCGCCTTGGAACATCCAAGGACAGCGCTGATGCAAGCAGTTTGATAAGTACTCGAGGAATGACATTGCTGTCCTTTGGAGTTGCTTTAGTTGCATTGGTGTTTATTGCAAGTTGA
- the LOC114375875 gene encoding fasciclin-like arabinogalactan protein 11 — MKQATLFSFSLFLLFSATTFAISPAPAAAPKAPAKPPPTPKATAPSPKPLVPTLPQSPNSPDSVPDDITRILKKAKMFSVLIRLLKTTEIMNNINSQLITAKSGGITILAPDDSAFSNLKAGFLNSLNEGQKIELVQLHILPEFVSSSNFDSLSNPVQTVAGKDPARLPLNVNALGNSVNISTGVVNANVLGVVYSDNKLGIYHVDKVLLPLDFFVTNKAPALAPTTLAKAPKSAKDNSSEDDQEGTNQHQNKSGAVSVVSIGRTTLMLLGIALVAVATMGLISNMELIHLAAAFSIFFAKHC; from the coding sequence ATGAAGCAAGCAACCCTTTTCTCCTTCTCACTCTTTCTACTCTTTTCCGCCACCACCTTTGCCATTTCACCTGCACCTGCAGCAGCCCCAAAAGCCCCAGCAAAACCACCCCCTACCCCCAAGGCAACAGCACCATCACCAAAACCATTAGTCCCCACTTTACCTCAGTCTCCAAACTCCCCTGACTCAGTCCCCGACGACATCACCAGAATCCTCAAAAAGGCCAAAATGTTCTCAGTCCTAATCCGCCTCTTGAAAACCACCGAAATCATGAACAACATAAACTCACAGCTCATAACAGCCAAGAGTGGAGGCATAACCATCCTTGCACCAGATGATTCTGCTTTTTCCAACCTCAAAGCAGGTTTCCTCAACTCTCTAAACGAAGGCCAGAAAATCGAACTTGTGCAGTTGCACATATTGCCAGAGTTTGTGTCGAGCTCAAACTTCGATTCTCTGAGCAACCCTGTGCAGACAGTGGCTGGAAAAGACCCAGCAAGGCTTCCACTGAACGTGAATGCATTAGGTAACAGTGTCAACATTTCAACTGGGGTCGTCAACGCCAACGTTCTCGGGGTAGTATACTCAGATAACAAGCTTGGGATTTATCACGTGGACAAGGTGCTTCTTCCTCTAGATTTCTTTGTAACCAACAAGGCTCCAGCTTTGGCTCCAACAACTCTTGCAAAAGCTCCCAAATCTGCAAAGGATAACTCTTCAGAGGACGATCAAGAAGGAACAAACCAGCATCAGAATAAATCTGGGGCAGTGAGTGTGGTTAGCATTGGCCGAACAACGTTGATGTTGCTTGGGATAGCTTTGGTGGCAGTGGCAACCATGGGCCTTATTTCCAACATGGAGTTGATCCATTTGGCAGCtgcattttcaattttcttcgCCAAACACTGTTAA